One Robbsia sp. KACC 23696 DNA segment encodes these proteins:
- a CDS encoding C40 family peptidase, with protein sequence MTVQSPGAAALAVAPTMQPTALQPAPDLGVAAMGQGAPAGLTQGAIRGPSSADLASAAKDAPKPSFLAGVASKAGDVVDGALNLIGVHYRWGGNSPDSGLDCSGFVRYVFQDALGFTLPRRAEDMSRVGEKVAVSDLKPGDLVFFNTMRRTISHVGIYIGNNQFVHSPSTGSSIRVDDMGDKYWFTRYRGARRVDLPDGEGGTDIATRLQQASRVAY encoded by the coding sequence ATGACGGTGCAATCGCCGGGAGCCGCAGCCTTGGCCGTGGCGCCGACGATGCAGCCCACGGCCTTGCAGCCAGCGCCGGATCTCGGCGTCGCGGCGATGGGGCAGGGCGCGCCGGCCGGTCTGACGCAGGGTGCGATTCGCGGTCCGTCGAGTGCGGACCTGGCGTCGGCGGCGAAGGATGCGCCGAAGCCCTCCTTCCTCGCGGGCGTGGCGAGTAAGGCTGGCGATGTGGTGGACGGGGCCTTGAATCTGATTGGCGTGCATTATCGCTGGGGCGGAAATTCGCCGGATTCGGGACTGGATTGCAGCGGTTTCGTCCGCTATGTTTTCCAAGATGCGCTGGGCTTCACCTTGCCGCGTCGCGCGGAAGACATGAGCCGCGTGGGTGAGAAGGTCGCCGTCAGTGATCTGAAGCCGGGCGATCTGGTGTTCTTCAATACGATGCGCCGTACGATTTCGCACGTCGGCATCTACATCGGCAACAACCAATTCGTGCACTCGCCGTCGACCGGTAGTTCGATCCGTGTCGACGACATGGGCGACAAGTACTGGTTCACGCGTTATCGCGGTGCCCGTCGTGTCGACCTGCCGGATGGTGAGGGCGGTACCGATATCGCCACGCGCCTGCAACAAGCCAGCCGCGTCGCTTATTGA
- the gltX gene encoding glutamate--tRNA ligase, translated as MTESTASPSSSPSASSSSPSAGSAVVRTRFAPSPTGFIHLGNIRSALYPWAFARSKGGVFVLRIEDTDVERSSDASVEVILEGMAWLDLDIDEGPFYQMQRMDRYREVLASMLEQGLAYPCYMSTEELDALREQQRAEGLKPRYDGRWRPEPGKVLPTPPEGVKPVTRFRNPLDGVVVWDDAVKGRIEIANDELDDLVIARPDGTPTYNFCVVVDDADMQITHVIRGDDHVNNTPRQINILRALGHTPPVYAHLPTVLNEQGEKMSKRAGAMAVTQYRDEGFLPEAVLNYLARLGWAHGDAEIFSREQFVSWFDLDHLGKSPAQYDPEKLKWLNSHYIKTGDPVRLAALTAPFMAALGVDVDAPGAPDWVGVVTLMKDRAATLKELADSAVMFYREPAPTAEELAHHVTEAVKPAIAALRDALTNVDWNRAAINPVFKQVLAAHTLKMPVLAMPVRLLVAGTTHTPSIDAVLELFGKDRVLSRLANGIA; from the coding sequence ATGACTGAATCCACCGCGTCGCCCTCGTCGTCCCCGTCGGCCTCTTCCTCCTCGCCGTCGGCCGGCTCCGCCGTGGTCCGGACCCGTTTCGCCCCGAGCCCGACGGGTTTCATCCACCTCGGCAATATTCGCTCGGCGCTGTATCCCTGGGCCTTTGCGCGCAGCAAGGGCGGGGTGTTCGTCCTCCGTATCGAGGATACCGACGTCGAGCGCTCCAGCGACGCGTCCGTCGAAGTAATCCTGGAAGGGATGGCATGGCTCGATCTCGACATCGACGAAGGCCCGTTCTATCAGATGCAGCGCATGGACCGCTATCGCGAAGTGCTGGCGTCGATGCTGGAACAAGGGCTGGCCTATCCCTGTTATATGTCCACCGAGGAATTGGACGCCTTGCGCGAACAGCAGCGCGCCGAGGGTCTTAAGCCGCGCTACGACGGTCGCTGGCGCCCGGAGCCGGGCAAGGTGCTGCCGACACCGCCCGAAGGCGTCAAGCCTGTCACGCGCTTCCGTAATCCGCTCGATGGCGTGGTGGTGTGGGACGACGCAGTGAAGGGACGTATCGAGATCGCCAACGACGAGCTCGACGATCTGGTGATCGCGCGTCCGGACGGTACGCCGACATATAACTTCTGCGTCGTCGTCGATGACGCCGATATGCAGATCACGCACGTGATTCGCGGCGACGATCACGTCAACAACACGCCGCGACAGATCAATATCCTGCGTGCGCTTGGACACACGCCGCCGGTCTATGCCCATTTGCCCACCGTGCTCAACGAGCAGGGCGAAAAGATGTCGAAGCGCGCCGGTGCGATGGCGGTGACGCAGTATCGCGACGAAGGCTTCCTGCCCGAAGCGGTGCTCAACTATCTGGCGCGTCTGGGCTGGGCCCATGGCGACGCCGAAATTTTCTCGCGCGAGCAATTCGTCTCGTGGTTCGATCTTGACCATTTGGGTAAGTCGCCGGCGCAATACGATCCGGAGAAACTGAAATGGCTGAACAGCCATTACATCAAGACCGGCGATCCGGTGCGCCTGGCGGCACTGACCGCGCCCTTCATGGCCGCGCTGGGTGTCGATGTCGACGCGCCGGGCGCGCCTGACTGGGTCGGCGTGGTGACGCTGATGAAGGACCGCGCGGCGACGTTGAAGGAACTGGCGGACAGCGCCGTGATGTTCTATCGCGAACCCGCACCGACCGCCGAAGAGCTGGCACACCATGTCACGGAAGCGGTAAAGCCGGCGATTGCCGCTTTGCGCGATGCACTGACGAACGTGGACTGGAACCGCGCCGCGATCAACCCGGTGTTCAAGCAGGTGCTCGCCGCGCATACGCTGAAAATGCCAGTCTTGGCAATGCCCGTGCGTTTATTGGTTGCGGGAACGACACACACGCCGTCGATCGACGCGGTGCTTGAACTTTTTGGGAAGGACCGTGTATTATCACGCCTCGCTAACGGCATTGCTTGA
- a CDS encoding patatin-like phospholipase family protein, protein MRDTDKLLKTPSASSDTPIDASGAPSAAPRDPHFQPSRRAGLRAGAAVMAAGLSASLAACGSIGLGGSGAAKAPPPTAPTAPTGRPLRIGLALGGGAARGFAHIGVIKALEAQGIQADLIAGTSAGSVVGSLYATGMTGLQLNRLALDLDAGSLSDWALPFFGRGFLKGVALQDFVEKAVKGRPIEKMSRPLGIVATDLASGEPILFQRGNTGIAVRASCSVPSVFEPVRIGGRDYVDGGLVSPVPAAFAHKMGADFVIAVDISARPSDQATSSSFDVLMQTFTIMGQSIKAYELDKYANVVIHPELPAMGGSDFQQRNLAILSGEEAVARMLPQLKAKLATARTA, encoded by the coding sequence ATGCGCGATACAGACAAACTCCTCAAGACGCCCTCCGCCTCCTCCGACACGCCTATCGATGCGTCCGGCGCCCCCAGCGCCGCCCCCCGCGATCCGCACTTTCAACCCTCGCGACGTGCCGGTCTGCGTGCCGGCGCGGCGGTGATGGCAGCGGGTCTGTCGGCCAGCCTCGCCGCCTGTGGCAGCATCGGTCTGGGCGGCAGCGGTGCCGCCAAAGCGCCGCCGCCCACAGCACCGACGGCGCCGACCGGACGCCCGCTGCGCATCGGTCTGGCCCTGGGCGGCGGCGCGGCACGGGGCTTCGCCCACATCGGCGTGATCAAGGCATTGGAAGCGCAAGGCATCCAGGCCGACCTGATCGCCGGCACCAGTGCCGGCTCGGTGGTCGGCAGCTTGTATGCCACCGGCATGACCGGGCTGCAATTGAACCGCCTTGCGCTGGATCTGGATGCGGGCTCGCTCAGCGATTGGGCACTGCCCTTCTTTGGGCGTGGCTTCCTCAAAGGCGTCGCGCTGCAGGATTTTGTCGAGAAGGCGGTAAAGGGCCGTCCGATCGAAAAGATGAGCCGCCCCTTGGGTATCGTCGCAACGGATCTTGCCAGTGGGGAACCGATCCTGTTCCAACGCGGCAATACCGGCATTGCGGTGCGCGCCTCGTGCAGCGTGCCGTCGGTGTTCGAACCGGTGCGCATCGGCGGGCGCGACTATGTCGACGGTGGTCTGGTCAGCCCGGTACCGGCCGCTTTCGCGCACAAGATGGGCGCCGATTTCGTGATCGCCGTGGATATCTCCGCGCGCCCGTCCGATCAGGCCACTTCCAGCTCATTCGATGTGCTGATGCAGACCTTCACGATCATGGGCCAATCGATCAAGGCCTACGAGTTGGACAAATACGCGAATGTCGTCATTCATCCGGAACTTCCGGCGATGGGTGGCAGCGACTTTCAACAGCGCAACCTGGCCATCCTCTCCGGCGAAGAAGCCGTGGCGCGCATGCTGCCGCAGTTGAAGGCCAAGCTGGCCACCGCACGGACCGCGTAA